Proteins encoded by one window of Rhodamnia argentea isolate NSW1041297 chromosome 6, ASM2092103v1, whole genome shotgun sequence:
- the LOC115744186 gene encoding cysteine-rich receptor-like protein kinase 44, producing the protein MSCLERAMAIFSSLYACLKRIKPAGRRGGAGRTAGEEAEDEPSSLFFDLRTLQVATNFFSELNQLGHGGFGPVYKGLMPSGQEIAVKKLSLTSRQGMREFTNEVKLLLKIQHRNLVMLMGCCVEGSEKMLVYEYLSNKSLDCFLFGKEKSARLDWITRFRIITGVARGLLYLHEEAPARIIHRDIKASNILLDDQLNPKISDFGLARLFPGDDTHLNTFRISGTHGYMAPEYAMRGYLSVKTDVFSYGVLVLEIVSGRKNHDSQLGGEKMDLLSYTWKLFQEGKSLDLVDSSLAKYNPDEAAMSIQLGLLCCQASYADRPDMNSVHLMLSSDSFTLPRPGKPGLQGRVGRWTTNTSSAFTNTNPSSTQTGATKVSASSSFIEEYSRNSISISSFDEGR; encoded by the exons ATGTCATGCCTTGAGCGAGCGATGGCGATCTTCTCCAGCCTCTACGCGTGCCTCAAGAGGATCAAGCCGGCAGGCCGCCGCGGCGGCGCCGGGAGGACCGCGGGGGAGGAAGCTGAGGACGAGCCCTCCAGCCTCTTCTTCGATCTCCGGACGCTCCAGGTCGCCACTAACTTCTTCTCCGAATTGAACCAGCTTGGTCACGGCGGTTTCGGTCCGGTTTACAAG ggGTTGATGCCCAGTGGCCAGGAAATAGCTGTAAAGAAGCTATCTCTCACTTCAAGACAGGGGATGAGAGAATTCACCAACGAGGTGAAACTACTACTGAAAATTCAACACAGAAACCTTGTCATGTTGATGGGCTGCTGTGTGGAAGGATCGGAAAAGATGCTGGTTTACGAGTATCTATCGAACAAGAGCCTTGACTGTTtcctttttg GTAAAGAAAAGTCTGCACGGCTGGATTGGATAACTCGGTTCCGAATAATTACTGGGGTGGCGAGAGGTCTGCTATACCTGCATGAAGAAGCCCCTGCAAGGATTATCCATAGAGACATTAAGGCTAGTAACATATTGCTGGATGATCAGTTGAATCCCAAAATTTCAGACTTTGGTTTGGCGAGGCTTTTTCCTGGTGATGACACGCATCTGAATACATTTAGGATATCTGGGACTCA TGGTTACATGGCTCCTGAATATGCAATGCGTGGATATTTGTCCGTGAAAACTGACGTTTTCAGCTACGGAGTTCTCGTATTAGAGATTGTAAGTGGGAGAAAGAATCATGACAGCCAACTCGGTGGAGAAAAGATGGACCTCCTGAGTTAT ACGTGGAAACTCTTTCAGGAAGGGAAGTCATTGGATCTAGTGGACTCGAGCCTTGCTAAATACAACCCTGACGAGGCAGCAATGTCTATTCAGCTAGGATTGCTGTGCTGTCAAGCAAGTTATGCGGACAGACCGGATATGAACTCGGTGCATCTCATGCTTTCTAGCGACTCGTTCACATTGCCCAGACCAGGAAAGCCTGGACTTCAAGGGCGAGTGGGACGTTGGACGACTAACACGTCTTCCGCATTCACCAACACTAATCCGAGCAGTACACAAACTGGAGCTACTAAAGTTTCCGCAAGTAGCAGCTTTATTGAGGAGTATTCTAGAAATTCAATCTCCATTTCCTCCTTTGATGAAGGCAGATGA
- the LOC115744135 gene encoding AMSH-like ubiquitin thioesterase 1 isoform X3, translating to MRSSSSSSGRIDIAASAQRLDVDNCIALRFYYRIADNVLKQANIFREENNIVDLYVMLLRFSSLVSETIPRHRDYRASSQKKKDLLKKQLLNALTELEELKPKVQQKIDGSNRKQANQMNNWGYCNQSSSLEWTPGRKQISTNYDMKVVSRPASLLSNYRSTTIQPPLQSSPVNDPFRKISLSMVRPKEETLSRHSILGPNGLNGHWQPPRSDKWVQYPSNIDLTPVEVPRLLPSVEDKHAIKKDSTELEKETSSLDSNLVVDDANKVPQTEEEPLMISFETTETTVQAEIIRQPSPPPVLAEVQDLIPGVSHEHNDLKCGLDKPASDNYICSESPLQLHISTALMNTFMKLAKVNTDRNLETCGILAGSLKHRKFFVTALIIPKQESTSDSCQTTNEEEIFEVQDKQSLFPLGWIHTHPTQSCFMSSIDLHTHYSYQIMLPESVAIVMAPRDGSRTHGIFRLTTPGGMSVIRQCQQRGFHPHNQPSDGGPIYKSCTDVYMNPDLKFDIIDLR from the exons AtgaggtcttcttcttcttcttcaggaaGGATCGACATCGCAGCGAGCGCGCAGAGGCTCGATGTCGACAATTGTATCGCTCTCCGCTTCTACTACAGGATCGCCGATAATGTCCTCAAGCAG GCTAATATATTCCGAGAGGAGAATAATATTGTAGATCTGTATGTTATGCTTCTCAGGTTTTCGAG TTTGGTTTCCGAGACCATTCCTCGCCATCGAGATTATAGAGCATCttcacaaaagaagaaggatttACTGAAAAAG CAATTGCTAAATGCATTGACTGAGCTGGAGGAATTGAAGCCCAAAGTCCAGCAGAAAATCGATGGTTCAAACAGGAAACAGGCGAACCAGATGAATAACTGGGGTTATTGTAATCAAAGTAGTTCTCTGGAGTGGACTCCTGGCAGAAAGCAGATTTCGACAAATTACGACATGAAAGTG GTATCTAGACCAGCTTCTCTACTATCAAATTATCGAAGTACAACGATCCAGCCGCCTCTGCAATCCAGTCCAGTGAATGACCCATTCCGAAAAAT ATCACTTAGCATGGTGCGCCCGAAGGAGGAGACTCTCTCCAGGCATTCTATTTTAGGGCCCAATGGACTTAATGGGCACTGGCAGCCACCTAGGAGCGATAAATGG GTTCAATATCCAAGCAACATTGACTTGACTCCAGTCGAAGTACCCAG GCTGCTACCATCTGTAGAAGACAAACATGCAATTAAGAAGGATTCCACTGAGTTGGAAAAGGAAACGTCTAGTTTAGATTCAAATCTCGTTGTTGACGATGCCAACAAGGTGCCTCAAACTGAGGAAGAACCTCTGATGATCTCCTTTGAAACTACGGAAACAACTGTTCAAGCAGAAATCATTCGAcagccatctcctcctcctgttCTGGCAGAAGTGCAAGATTTAATTCCAGGAGTGTCTCACGAACATAATGATCTAAAGTGTGGCTTGGATAAGCCAGCATCTGATAATTATATTTGTTCAGAGTCTCCCCTGCAGTTGCACATT TCAACGGCATTGATGAATACCTTTATGAAACTGGCTAAGGTCAATACTGACCGCAATTTGGAAACGTGTGGCATCCTTGCAGGTTCACTT AAACATAGGAAATTCTTTGTCACCGCCCTAATCATTCCAAAGCAGGAATCAACATCGGATTCT TGCCAGACCACAAATGAAGAAGAGATATTTGAAGTGCAAGATAAGCAATCTCTTTTTCCACTAGGGTGGATTCAT ACGCATCCTACGCAGTCCTGTTTCATGTCATCTATTGATCTTCATACACATTACTCTTATCAG ATCATGTTGCCGGAATCTGTTGCAATAGTAATGGCTCCAAGAGATGGTTCAAG AACCCATGGGATTTTTCGGTTGACGACGCCCGGTGGCATGTCAGTCATAAGACAGTGCCAGCAGCGCGGGTTTCACCCTCATAACCAGCCTTCGGATGGCGGGCCAATTTACAAGTCGTGTACAGATGTTTATATGAATCCGGATCTTAAATTTGACATCATTGATCTACGATGA
- the LOC115744135 gene encoding AMSH-like ubiquitin thioesterase 1 isoform X2, producing the protein MRSSSSSSGRIDIAASAQRLDVDNCIALRFYYRIADNVLKQANIFREENNIVDLYVMLLRFSSLVSETIPRHRDYRASSQKKKDLLKKQLLNALTELEELKPKVQQKIDGSNRKQANQMNNWGYCNQSSSLEWTPGRKQISTNYDMKVVSRPASLLSNYRSTTIQPPLQSSPVNDPFRKISLSMVRPKEETLSRHSILGPNGLNGHWQPPRSDKWVQYPSNIDLTPVEVPSRLLPSVEDKHAIKKDSTELEKETSSLDSNLVVDDANKVPQTEEEPLMISFETTETTVQAEIIRQPSPPPVLAEVQDLIPGVSHEHNDLKCGLDKPASDNYICSESPLQLHISTALMNTFMKLAKVNTDRNLETCGILAGSLKHRKFFVTALIIPKQESTSDSCQTTNEEEIFEVQDKQSLFPLGWIHTHPTQSCFMSSIDLHTHYSYQIMLPESVAIVMAPRDGSRTHGIFRLTTPGGMSVIRQCQQRGFHPHNQPSDGGPIYKSCTDVYMNPDLKFDIIDLR; encoded by the exons AtgaggtcttcttcttcttcttcaggaaGGATCGACATCGCAGCGAGCGCGCAGAGGCTCGATGTCGACAATTGTATCGCTCTCCGCTTCTACTACAGGATCGCCGATAATGTCCTCAAGCAG GCTAATATATTCCGAGAGGAGAATAATATTGTAGATCTGTATGTTATGCTTCTCAGGTTTTCGAG TTTGGTTTCCGAGACCATTCCTCGCCATCGAGATTATAGAGCATCttcacaaaagaagaaggatttACTGAAAAAG CAATTGCTAAATGCATTGACTGAGCTGGAGGAATTGAAGCCCAAAGTCCAGCAGAAAATCGATGGTTCAAACAGGAAACAGGCGAACCAGATGAATAACTGGGGTTATTGTAATCAAAGTAGTTCTCTGGAGTGGACTCCTGGCAGAAAGCAGATTTCGACAAATTACGACATGAAAGTG GTATCTAGACCAGCTTCTCTACTATCAAATTATCGAAGTACAACGATCCAGCCGCCTCTGCAATCCAGTCCAGTGAATGACCCATTCCGAAAAAT ATCACTTAGCATGGTGCGCCCGAAGGAGGAGACTCTCTCCAGGCATTCTATTTTAGGGCCCAATGGACTTAATGGGCACTGGCAGCCACCTAGGAGCGATAAATGG GTTCAATATCCAAGCAACATTGACTTGACTCCAGTCGAAGTACCCAG CAGGCTGCTACCATCTGTAGAAGACAAACATGCAATTAAGAAGGATTCCACTGAGTTGGAAAAGGAAACGTCTAGTTTAGATTCAAATCTCGTTGTTGACGATGCCAACAAGGTGCCTCAAACTGAGGAAGAACCTCTGATGATCTCCTTTGAAACTACGGAAACAACTGTTCAAGCAGAAATCATTCGAcagccatctcctcctcctgttCTGGCAGAAGTGCAAGATTTAATTCCAGGAGTGTCTCACGAACATAATGATCTAAAGTGTGGCTTGGATAAGCCAGCATCTGATAATTATATTTGTTCAGAGTCTCCCCTGCAGTTGCACATT TCAACGGCATTGATGAATACCTTTATGAAACTGGCTAAGGTCAATACTGACCGCAATTTGGAAACGTGTGGCATCCTTGCAGGTTCACTT AAACATAGGAAATTCTTTGTCACCGCCCTAATCATTCCAAAGCAGGAATCAACATCGGATTCT TGCCAGACCACAAATGAAGAAGAGATATTTGAAGTGCAAGATAAGCAATCTCTTTTTCCACTAGGGTGGATTCAT ACGCATCCTACGCAGTCCTGTTTCATGTCATCTATTGATCTTCATACACATTACTCTTATCAG ATCATGTTGCCGGAATCTGTTGCAATAGTAATGGCTCCAAGAGATGGTTCAAG AACCCATGGGATTTTTCGGTTGACGACGCCCGGTGGCATGTCAGTCATAAGACAGTGCCAGCAGCGCGGGTTTCACCCTCATAACCAGCCTTCGGATGGCGGGCCAATTTACAAGTCGTGTACAGATGTTTATATGAATCCGGATCTTAAATTTGACATCATTGATCTACGATGA
- the LOC115744205 gene encoding uncharacterized protein LOC115744205 isoform X1 gives MCSETCPALASSFLDLPQRDKEAVGMLNAESGSSLHSSSDCEFEFGISTGGLEHMSSAADELFANGVILPFQIQPESLAAKGASKSEAGAAVHLPFLISIPRPPTWDDDDGKKTEEIALIRSGSGSGSDREKVQSWSFWGIRRSTSLNSDKGCTRKSSSFPSQLLSRSKSTSSVLGLRRSSSHRRQASSIPKPLNSSSASSVTAKRASEAAAPLPFLTPLPSPTTCCDDDKKIERTEENAFAPSRSGSDQEKLQSWSFWGFRRSTSLNSGDLCTSKSSVIQSQLLSKSKSTGSVPAPRRSSSLGRKASHIPKPSYSSSTSHSYPWLQKAPSKKNHGLGASHGSTVRVSPVLNLPTLCISKGAANVFSLGCFAVKEQKNKA, from the coding sequence ATGTGCTCCGAGACCTGTCCGGCTCTCGCATCGAGCTTCCTCGATCTCCCCCAAAGGGACAAGGAAGCTGTAGGGATGCTGAATGCGGAGTCGGGGTCCTCGTTGCATTCGAGCTCGGACTGCGAGTTTGAGTTCGGCATCAGCACCGGTGGGCTCGAGCACATGTCCTCTGCAGCGGATGAGCTTTTTGCCAACGGCGTGATCCTTCCATTTCAGATACAACCTGAAAGTCTCGCAGCAAAAGGGGCCTCCAAAAGTGAAGCTGGAGCGGCAGTTCATCTCCCTTTCCTCATTTCTATCCCTCGTCCTCCAACGtgggacgacgacgacggcaaGAAGACAGAGGAGATTGCATTGATACGatcggggtcggggtcgggaTCAGATCGAGAAAAGGTTCAGTCTTGGTCTTTCTGGGGAATCAGGAGAAGCACTAGTCTCAACTCTGATAAAGGTTGCACCAGGAAGAGCTCAAGTTTCCCATCACAGCTCCTGTCAAGAAGCAAATCAACAAGTTCAGTGCTAGGCCTAAGAAGATCATCTTCACATAGAAGACAAGCTAGTTCGATTCCCAAACCTCTGAATTCATCGTCGGCATCAAGCGTCACAGCGAAAAGGGCCTCCGAAGCAGCAGCGCCTCTCCCTTTCCTCACTCCTCTTCCTAGTCCCACAACTTGCTGCGACGATGACAAGAAGATAGAGAGGACAGAGGAGAATGCATTTGCACCATCAAGATCGGGATCAGATCAAGAAAAGCTTCAGTCCTGGTCTTTCTGGGGATTCAGGAGAAGCACTAGTCTCAACTCTGGCGATCTCTGCACCAGCAAGAGTTCAGTTATCCAATCACAACTCCTGTCAAAGAGCAAGTCAACAGGTTCGGTGCCAGCTCCCAGAAGGTCATCTTCACTTGGAAGAAAAGCCAGTCACATTCCCAAACCTTCCTATTCTTCGTCGACGTCTCATTCTTATCCGTGGCTCCAAAAGGCTCCGTCGAAGAAGAATCACGGGCTCGGAGCGTCTCACGGGAGCACGGTTCGAGTTAGTCCGGTGCTGAACTTGCCAACCCTGTGCATTTCCAAGGGGGCTGCGAACGTCTTTAGCTTGGGTTGTTTCGCAGTCAAGGAACAGAAGAACAAAGCATGA
- the LOC115744135 gene encoding AMSH-like ubiquitin thioesterase 1 isoform X1 — protein sequence MRSSSSSSGRIDIAASAQRLDVDNCIALRFYYRIADNVLKQANIFREENNIVDLYVMLLRFSSLVSETIPRHRDYRASSQKKKDLLKKQLLNALTELEELKPKVQQKIDGSNRKQANQMNNWGYCNQSSSLEWTPGRKQISTNYDMKVVSRPASLLSNYRSTTIQPPLQSSPVNDPFRKISLSMVRPKEETLSRHSILGPNGLNGHWQPPRSDKWVQYPSNIDLTPVEVPRSRLLPSVEDKHAIKKDSTELEKETSSLDSNLVVDDANKVPQTEEEPLMISFETTETTVQAEIIRQPSPPPVLAEVQDLIPGVSHEHNDLKCGLDKPASDNYICSESPLQLHISTALMNTFMKLAKVNTDRNLETCGILAGSLKHRKFFVTALIIPKQESTSDSCQTTNEEEIFEVQDKQSLFPLGWIHTHPTQSCFMSSIDLHTHYSYQIMLPESVAIVMAPRDGSRTHGIFRLTTPGGMSVIRQCQQRGFHPHNQPSDGGPIYKSCTDVYMNPDLKFDIIDLR from the exons AtgaggtcttcttcttcttcttcaggaaGGATCGACATCGCAGCGAGCGCGCAGAGGCTCGATGTCGACAATTGTATCGCTCTCCGCTTCTACTACAGGATCGCCGATAATGTCCTCAAGCAG GCTAATATATTCCGAGAGGAGAATAATATTGTAGATCTGTATGTTATGCTTCTCAGGTTTTCGAG TTTGGTTTCCGAGACCATTCCTCGCCATCGAGATTATAGAGCATCttcacaaaagaagaaggatttACTGAAAAAG CAATTGCTAAATGCATTGACTGAGCTGGAGGAATTGAAGCCCAAAGTCCAGCAGAAAATCGATGGTTCAAACAGGAAACAGGCGAACCAGATGAATAACTGGGGTTATTGTAATCAAAGTAGTTCTCTGGAGTGGACTCCTGGCAGAAAGCAGATTTCGACAAATTACGACATGAAAGTG GTATCTAGACCAGCTTCTCTACTATCAAATTATCGAAGTACAACGATCCAGCCGCCTCTGCAATCCAGTCCAGTGAATGACCCATTCCGAAAAAT ATCACTTAGCATGGTGCGCCCGAAGGAGGAGACTCTCTCCAGGCATTCTATTTTAGGGCCCAATGGACTTAATGGGCACTGGCAGCCACCTAGGAGCGATAAATGG GTTCAATATCCAAGCAACATTGACTTGACTCCAGTCGAAGTACCCAG AAGCAGGCTGCTACCATCTGTAGAAGACAAACATGCAATTAAGAAGGATTCCACTGAGTTGGAAAAGGAAACGTCTAGTTTAGATTCAAATCTCGTTGTTGACGATGCCAACAAGGTGCCTCAAACTGAGGAAGAACCTCTGATGATCTCCTTTGAAACTACGGAAACAACTGTTCAAGCAGAAATCATTCGAcagccatctcctcctcctgttCTGGCAGAAGTGCAAGATTTAATTCCAGGAGTGTCTCACGAACATAATGATCTAAAGTGTGGCTTGGATAAGCCAGCATCTGATAATTATATTTGTTCAGAGTCTCCCCTGCAGTTGCACATT TCAACGGCATTGATGAATACCTTTATGAAACTGGCTAAGGTCAATACTGACCGCAATTTGGAAACGTGTGGCATCCTTGCAGGTTCACTT AAACATAGGAAATTCTTTGTCACCGCCCTAATCATTCCAAAGCAGGAATCAACATCGGATTCT TGCCAGACCACAAATGAAGAAGAGATATTTGAAGTGCAAGATAAGCAATCTCTTTTTCCACTAGGGTGGATTCAT ACGCATCCTACGCAGTCCTGTTTCATGTCATCTATTGATCTTCATACACATTACTCTTATCAG ATCATGTTGCCGGAATCTGTTGCAATAGTAATGGCTCCAAGAGATGGTTCAAG AACCCATGGGATTTTTCGGTTGACGACGCCCGGTGGCATGTCAGTCATAAGACAGTGCCAGCAGCGCGGGTTTCACCCTCATAACCAGCCTTCGGATGGCGGGCCAATTTACAAGTCGTGTACAGATGTTTATATGAATCCGGATCTTAAATTTGACATCATTGATCTACGATGA
- the LOC115744205 gene encoding uncharacterized protein LOC115744205 isoform X2 — MCSETCPALASSFLDLPQRDKEAVGMLNAESGSSLHSSSDCEFEFGISTGGLEHMSSAADELFANGVILPFQIQPESLAAKGASKSEAGAAVHLPFLISIPRPPTWDDDDDDDKKIERTEENAFAPSRSGSDQEKLQSWSFWGFRRSTSLNSGDLCTSKSSVIQSQLLSKSKSTGSVPAPRRSSSLGRKASHIPKPSYSSSTSHSYPWLQKAPSKKNHGLGASHGSTVRVSPVLNLPTLCISKGAANVFSLGCFAVKEQKNKA, encoded by the exons ATGTGCTCCGAGACCTGTCCGGCTCTCGCATCGAGCTTCCTCGATCTCCCCCAAAGGGACAAGGAAGCTGTAGGGATGCTGAATGCGGAGTCGGGGTCCTCGTTGCATTCGAGCTCGGACTGCGAGTTTGAGTTCGGCATCAGCACCGGTGGGCTCGAGCACATGTCCTCTGCAGCGGATGAGCTTTTTGCCAACGGCGTGATCCTTCCATTTCAGATACAACCTGAAAGTCTCGCAGCAAAAGGGGCCTCCAAAAGTGAAGCTGGAGCGGCAGTTCATCTCCCTTTCCTCATTTCTATCCCTCGTCCTCCAACGtgggacgacgacgacg ACGATGACAAGAAGATAGAGAGGACAGAGGAGAATGCATTTGCACCATCAAGATCGGGATCAGATCAAGAAAAGCTTCAGTCCTGGTCTTTCTGGGGATTCAGGAGAAGCACTAGTCTCAACTCTGGCGATCTCTGCACCAGCAAGAGTTCAGTTATCCAATCACAACTCCTGTCAAAGAGCAAGTCAACAGGTTCGGTGCCAGCTCCCAGAAGGTCATCTTCACTTGGAAGAAAAGCCAGTCACATTCCCAAACCTTCCTATTCTTCGTCGACGTCTCATTCTTATCCGTGGCTCCAAAAGGCTCCGTCGAAGAAGAATCACGGGCTCGGAGCGTCTCACGGGAGCACGGTTCGAGTTAGTCCGGTGCTGAACTTGCCAACCCTGTGCATTTCCAAGGGGGCTGCGAACGTCTTTAGCTTGGGTTGTTTCGCAGTCAAGGAACAGAAGAACAAAGCATGA
- the LOC115744251 gene encoding 40S ribosomal protein S7 — protein sequence MYTSRRKIHKDKDAEPTEFEESVAQSFFDLENTNQELKSDLKDLYINSAVEVDVSGSKKAVVIHVPYRLRKAFRKIHVRLVRELEKKLSGKDVIVIATRRISRPPKKGSAVQRPRSRTLTTVHDAMLEDIVLPAEIVGKRVRYRLDGSKVMKVFLDPKERNSTEYKLETFSAVYRKLAGKEVVFEYPITEA from the exons ATGTACACGTCAAGGAGGAAGATCCACAAGGACAAGGATGCTGAACCCACCGAGTTTGAGGAGTCTGTTGCCCAG TCCTTCTTCGACTTGGAAAATACCAACCAGGAGCTGAAAAGTGACTTGAAGGACCTTTACATAAACTCAGCAGT TGAAGTTGATGTTTCTGGGAGCAAAAAGGCTGTTGTTATTCATGTTCCATATAGATTGAGAAAAGCTTTCCGCAAGATTCATGTTAGGCTTGTGCGAGAGCTTGAGAAGAAGCTTAGTGGGAAG GatgtgattgtgattgctacCCGCAGGATATCAAGACCACCAAAGAAAGGCTCTGCAGTTCAACGCCCTCGCAGCCGCACGCTCACAACAGTGCATGATGCAATGCTTGAGGACATTGTACTGCCTGCTGAGATTGTTGGAAAGCGCGTTAGGTACCGGCTTGATGGCTCCAAAGTTATGAAG GTTTTCTTGGACCCGAAAGAACGGAACAGCACCGAGTACAAGCTGGAGACTTTTTCGGCTGTCTACAGGAAACTTGCTGGCAAAGAAGTTGTTTTTGAATATCCAATTACAGAGGCATAG
- the LOC115744227 gene encoding uncharacterized protein LOC115744227 isoform X2 has protein sequence MRPNWELKNCCNHEQVVFLITVSVCTVVILALWRTILLKPFKLITVFLHEASHAIACKLTCGHVEGIQVNADEGGSTQTRGGIYWFILPAGYLGSSFWGMLFILASTNLLTARIAAGCLLVALVIVLFVAKNWTLRGLCIGFMVFLGVVWLLQETTKVRTLRYVIMFIGVMNSLFSVYDIYDDLISRRVHTSDAEKFAEVCPCCNGAGWGVIWGLISLLFLSGAMYLGLVILS, from the exons ATGAGACCCAATTGGGAGCTCAAGAACTGTTGCAATCACGAGCAAGTTGTGTTCTTGATCACCGTCTCTGTTTGCACTGTCGTTATACTCgcg CTATGGAGGACAATTTTGCTGAAGCCATTTAAGCTCATAACAGTATTTCTTCACGAGGCAAGCCATGCCATAGCTTGTAAACTAACGTGTGGCCAT GTGGAAGGAATTCAGGTTAATGCTGATGAAGGTGGAAGTACTCAAACTCGTGGTGGAATATACTGGTTCATCCTGCCAGCTGGAT ATCTCGGCTCATCATTCTGGGGAATGCTCTTTATCCTTGCTTCTACGAATCTTCTTACAGCTAGGATTGCAGCAGGTTGTTTGCTCGTCGCTCTTGTTATTGTGCTATTTGTGGCTAAAAAT TGGACGCTTCGGGGGCTTTGTATAG GATTTATGGTATTCCTTGGTGTGGTTTGGCTTCTCCAAGAAACAACCAAAGTTCGAACTCTTCGCTATGTCATTATGTTCATCG GTGTAATGAATAGCTTGTTTTCTGTTTATG ACATATATGATGATTTGATATCTCGAAGAGTCCACACCAGTGATGCAGAAAAATTTGCGGAAGTATGTCCTTGTTGCAATGGTGCTGGATGGGGTGTGATCTG GGGTTTGATATCATTGCTGTTTCTTTCCGGGGCCATGTACCTTGGTCTAGTTATCTTGTCCTGA
- the LOC115744227 gene encoding uncharacterized protein LOC115744227 isoform X1 produces the protein MRPNWELKNCCNHEQVVFLITVSVCTVVILAFRNIRTWQLWRTILLKPFKLITVFLHEASHAIACKLTCGHVEGIQVNADEGGSTQTRGGIYWFILPAGYLGSSFWGMLFILASTNLLTARIAAGCLLVALVIVLFVAKNWTLRGLCIGFMVFLGVVWLLQETTKVRTLRYVIMFIGVMNSLFSVYDIYDDLISRRVHTSDAEKFAEVCPCCNGAGWGVIWGLISLLFLSGAMYLGLVILS, from the exons ATGAGACCCAATTGGGAGCTCAAGAACTGTTGCAATCACGAGCAAGTTGTGTTCTTGATCACCGTCTCTGTTTGCACTGTCGTTATACTCgcg TTTAGAAACATAAGAACTTGgcag CTATGGAGGACAATTTTGCTGAAGCCATTTAAGCTCATAACAGTATTTCTTCACGAGGCAAGCCATGCCATAGCTTGTAAACTAACGTGTGGCCAT GTGGAAGGAATTCAGGTTAATGCTGATGAAGGTGGAAGTACTCAAACTCGTGGTGGAATATACTGGTTCATCCTGCCAGCTGGAT ATCTCGGCTCATCATTCTGGGGAATGCTCTTTATCCTTGCTTCTACGAATCTTCTTACAGCTAGGATTGCAGCAGGTTGTTTGCTCGTCGCTCTTGTTATTGTGCTATTTGTGGCTAAAAAT TGGACGCTTCGGGGGCTTTGTATAG GATTTATGGTATTCCTTGGTGTGGTTTGGCTTCTCCAAGAAACAACCAAAGTTCGAACTCTTCGCTATGTCATTATGTTCATCG GTGTAATGAATAGCTTGTTTTCTGTTTATG ACATATATGATGATTTGATATCTCGAAGAGTCCACACCAGTGATGCAGAAAAATTTGCGGAAGTATGTCCTTGTTGCAATGGTGCTGGATGGGGTGTGATCTG GGGTTTGATATCATTGCTGTTTCTTTCCGGGGCCATGTACCTTGGTCTAGTTATCTTGTCCTGA